The Deinococcus radiopugnans ATCC 19172 genome contains a region encoding:
- a CDS encoding potassium-transporting ATPase subunit F, producing the protein MIVLDLAAAALGVAAVVYLVWALVKPERF; encoded by the coding sequence GTGATCGTGCTCGACCTCGCCGCGGCGGCGCTCGGCGTCGCGGCGGTCGTCTACCTGGTGTGGGCGCTCGTGAAGCCGGAGCGGTTCTGA